From Laspinema palackyanum D2c:
CGGCTGTTGGCGGATAAGGTGCCGATCCAGATTTGGATGCAGGATGAACAAGCCTGCTGTCACTTTGTGAATGAACGGTATCGTGAGTTTACGGGTTTGTGCCAATCGGATATCACTCAGGATTGGACCGAAAGTTTGCATCCGGATGATTGGGCGGATTATATTAGAGAGTATAGCTTGGCGATCGCCAATCGGAGTGAGCATCGCTCCGTTGTGAGGATGCGTCGCCATGATGGGGTTTATCGGTGGATGGAAGTGCTAGGGTTGCCCCGGTTTGAAGGCACTCGCTTTGTCGGCTATGTCGGGTGTAATACCGATATCACTGAGCGTAAACAGGCTGAAGAAGAACGGGAACAACTCCTCGCCCGGGAACGGTCGGCCCGAGAGGAATCGGAAGCAGCTAACCGGATAAAAGATGAATTTTTGGCCGTCCTTTCTCACGAGTTGCGATCGCCCCTTAATCCAATTTTGGGCTGGTCAAGACTCTTAAGAACTCGCCAATTTGACAACGCATCTCGCGATCGCGCCTTGGAAACCATTGAGCGCAATGCTCGCTTACTCTCTAAACTGATTGAGGATTTATTAGATGTATCCCGCATCCTCCAGGGTAAAATTGCCCTCCATGTCGGTCCCGTCGAGTTAGTCTCCACCCTAGAGTCAGCGTTGGAAACCGTTCAGTTAGCTGCCAGTTCCAAAGAGATTCAGATTGCTACCCATTTTGAATCGGATATTGGGCTGGTATCTGGCGATCGCGATCGGATTCAGCAGATTATCTGGAACTTATTATCCAATGCCGTTAAATTTACACCCACCGGAGGACGGGTGGATGTTTACCTGGAACGGAAAGGCCCTTGTGCTGAAATTAGGGTAACCGATACCGGAAAAGGGATTGAGTGCGAGTTTTTGCCTTATGTCTTTGACTTATTCCGCCAGCAGGATGGGAAAACCACGCGACAATTTGGGGGTCTGGGATTGGGATTGGCGATCGTGCGCTATCTCACTGAATTGCATGGAGGAACCGTTGCCGTAACCAGTCCCGGCGAAGGACAAGGGGCGACATTTACGATCTGTTTGCCCCTCACTCAGGACCGGGGAACCCCTGGGGATAGTCTTGAATGTGATTCGGTGTTGGAACCCGACGCCTCACCTCTGAGGGGAGTTCAAATTCTGTTGGTAGACGATGAGGCGGATATGAGAGAACTAGCCACAACAATTCTAGCTGAAGCTGGTGCACAGGTCAAGGTTGCAGCCTCGGCAGTCGAAGCCATTAACTGTCTCGATCGCCATAGCTTTGATGTTCTCGTCAGCGACCTGGGAATGCCCGATATTGATGGATATATGCTGATTCAGCAGGTGAGAAACCGGCCTTCAGAACAGGGGGGCGCGATTCCGGCGATCGCCTTGACTGCTTACGCAGGAGAGTCCAATCAGCAAAAAGCACTCCAAGCGGGATTTCAACTGCACCTATCCAAGCCGGTAGAACCTGAAGTCTTAGTCAAGGCGATCGAGCAGTTAATCCCCGGGTGATTTTGCTTCATTGGTCATTGGTCCTGGGTGCTTGGATGGGGGATTCTCTCTCCTTTTAAACCAGGGCCTAAACATCGGTAGGGGAGGGCTTTCGGAATCCCAACCCTGAAAAAGATGCGGAGGGCCCTGTTATTCACCCACCGAATCCTAGTCTGTCCAAAGGTGGATGCTCCGAGCAGTTGCTCACCCGAATATGATGAATTCTTAATATTTCGGCTTTATCCAAACTTGGGTTTTGAGAGGCGCTACAAATCCCTGAAAACCTTGTATATTAAGTCTTGCACCTGAAACCATCTCAGGGGAGCAGTTTCCCCTTGCCAGGGCTTAAGTCGCCTCAATTCTCTCAATGTTATCGCAAATCCAACCTTCAGACCCCTAGGAGGATGGAACTTTAGACAGAGTAGCTGCGTCTTGGGCGCGTTTAGATTGACCCAGAGAGTGAAATGGCAACCCAAATGAGCAAATTGTTATAAAAATTTAACCTTTTTTGAAGAAAAATGGAATATACTTCTATAGAAACTTTAGTATGATTAGCTATTCACTTGGTCCTTCAGGCTAAAGTGCAATCCAGTCAATGTGCCGAAGGGATTTTCCCGGGAGAACGCCTGGGAACGAGCAACTGCCTCGGACAGGCAGCGATCGTTGCGATCGGTCCCGGCTTTGCAATCCTGCTCACCCCGTTAGAGGGGTGGGGTCCCGATCAATGGGGCGATCGCACAGAGGTCCATCGCAACCGACCCTACCGAGACCGGCACCGAGACCCACCGAGGAAACCCTCTTAATAACATAAAAAAATTTAGGATATAGACCATGATAGACCTGTATTCCTCCGATGAAAGCGCTCATCCTCACTCCCTATCCCTGAAACGATTAGACCGCGCGATTTCTCTGTCCCAAGGTCAATTTTGCCTAATTTTGGCTTGCTGTAACTCCGTTGCTCTGCGATCGCAACTCGTCAAGCAATTACCGATTAATTGGTCCGGAGAGATTTACCAACTATCTTTGCAGCCCTCGGTCAAAACCCTTTATACGACCGTGCAACAAACGCTACACAATAAACAGCCCAATGCTTTAATGATTTTGGGATTAGAATCCGTTATTTCTATTGAACAATTACTGACAGCTACCAACTTTGTCCGGGATGATTTTCGCAAAGACTTCGCCTTTCCCGTCATCTTGTGGGTGAATGATGAAATCATGCACAAATTAGTTCGGTTAGCCCCCGATTTCAAAAATTGGGCCGCCTCTACCATTCGGTTTCCCATGATAAATGAGTCCGTGGCGACACCGGATTTAGCCTATCAATTAATCTAACAAATCTCCCGAGGGTTCCTCTGTCCCCGAACAGTGAAACTTCCCCAACCAAATTCCCTAAAGGTGACAAAACGCGGTAACGTAAGCGATGTTAATCCAGTCCGTCGTTACTGTCATGTTAGAGATTCAAACGTTAATTGATGAAATTCAGAAAGAAGCAAAACGGGCTGAATTTCCCCTAGATGAACCCGTTTATCAAAAAGCCAATGCCGAACCGACTCAACCGATTCTCTATGCGGGGAACTTGCAAAGTCAGTTATGCGTTTTTGGCCGAGATTTGGGTAAAGATGAAGTCGCAACTCGGCAACCGTTATATGGTGCAGCGGGTTCCCTGGTTCGCAAAGGACTGTATCGGACTCTTTTTAACAGCGAGGCAGGGGATAAAACGGAACTAGAAAAGGTGCTGGACCAAGTTTTATTGACCAATACCGTCCCCTACAAACCCCCGGGAAATAAAGCCTATAGTACAGCGGTTAAACAGCGCTTTCGGCCCTATATTGAGCGCCTCCTCGTCTGCCACTGGCAAGGCGATCGCATCATCACCCTCGGAAACGATGCCTTTGACTGGTTTACTCCCTACGCCCCAAAAGGGACCTTGAAAGAATTTTTTCAGCGTGGCGATCGCTACAGTTCTAGCCAACCCATTACCCTTTGCGCTAAAGACTCTCAAGGTAATCTCCATCAGCGTCCCATCACCTTACTGCCACTCCCTCATCCCTCCCCCCTCAACCAGAGATACTACGCCCAATTTCCCCAACTCCTACAGCAACGCCTGAGTGACATTTTTCAGTGAATTTATGGAGGAGTTATCGGTGATTTGTCCTGTTTTTGGACGAATCACCGATGATTTGGCTGTTATGAAGTTTTACGAAGTCCCTCATAAATTTTTCCTAATTAAAGTTGGGTGGTTTCACGGAAGCATTTCGGGGCAACTTTATCATATCTTTATAAATGAGATTCAAGAATTCATGAAAAATTTAAACAGCAATTAGCGGAGATATAGTAATGGCAACCTTAAGCTACGGTTTCAACCCCTCCTTCCTCCCCTTGAGCGATCGCGATCAAAAAGCCCTCAACTCCATGTTTGAAGGCATTGAAGGCGACCCCCTAGCCGAGCTGGAAACCGTCTTAAACGAATCCTTTGGTGCTAGACCCCAACAGAGCAATAGAGTCCGCCAATCCTCTCTAGTCCATACCTCCGCATTTAGGTGAACTACAAGAACCCCACCCTAACCCTCCCCAAGACACAGGGGAGGGGACCGGAAATGTAAAAAACCTGCTGTTGTAAGTCCTCCCCATCTCCCCATCTTCCCCAACTCCCCCATCCCCAATCTCCCCTAAGCTACGATTAGGATATAAATCCCCGAAGTTCCTATTTAGCTTTGAAGCATTGATTCAGTCTGAGACCTTAGAACTCCTAGAATGGCCGCGCCTGTGCCAGCACCTAGCAACATTTGCTGGGACCAAGCTGGGAGCGATCGCTGCCGGTGACCTCCAAATTCCTGAGACGTTGGAGCAGACACTGGTGCTGCTTGCTCAAACCCAAGAAGTCTATGAATTAGAAAATCAGGGACTCACTACCCTGTCCTTTGATGGCATCCATGATATTGGGGACTCCTTAGAACGGGCGGACTTGCATGGCATCTTATCTGCGGAGGAACTGCTGGCGATCGCCACTACCCTCTCCGGTGCCCGACAACTGCGCCGCACCATCGACGATCATCCCCAATTATCCGTTCTCAACCGTTTGGTTGCGGATCTGCGAACCTATCCAGAAATCGAGCAGGAAATCCATCGATGCATCGACGATCGCGCTCAAGTCGCCGATCGCGCCAGCACCCTATTAGGGGAAATTCGCCAGCGTCAGCGATCCATCCGCGACCAGATTTATCAGAAATTGCAGAGTATCTTGCAACGGCATAGCAACGCCGTCCAAGAACAACTGATCACCAAACGGAGCGATCGCTTTGTGATCCCCGTGAAATCTCCCCAAAAAG
This genomic window contains:
- a CDS encoding uracil-DNA glycosylase family protein yields the protein MLIQSVVTVMLEIQTLIDEIQKEAKRAEFPLDEPVYQKANAEPTQPILYAGNLQSQLCVFGRDLGKDEVATRQPLYGAAGSLVRKGLYRTLFNSEAGDKTELEKVLDQVLLTNTVPYKPPGNKAYSTAVKQRFRPYIERLLVCHWQGDRIITLGNDAFDWFTPYAPKGTLKEFFQRGDRYSSSQPITLCAKDSQGNLHQRPITLLPLPHPSPLNQRYYAQFPQLLQQRLSDIFQ